From Actinopolymorpha cephalotaxi, one genomic window encodes:
- a CDS encoding phosphotransferase family protein has protein sequence MPQSTEPTEPTEPTKSMVAEVLAALDLPAEARIEPAGGATGETWKVWHDGTPYALRCVLSRPGVSDRFAGQLAAMRAAGAAGLPVPEEVRYARTARVEVVLLGWLPGRTVADALRSGHGSAYRMGELMGAAQRALHRVPAPAEVADAVDDRAAAPAGLDAAGQSGAGRSGALLHLDWHPLNVLVDGDEVSGIVDWVNARRGHPLLDVARTYALFTVDPALDALSPAERDLLGEVARGWAAGYGPEAASIPADCLRWAGQMMLADLARRYAGDLDALVPLRRWTSRWADKAAYRSRTA, from the coding sequence ATGCCCCAGTCCACGGAGCCCACGGAGCCCACGGAGCCCACGAAGTCCATGGTGGCCGAGGTGCTGGCCGCCCTCGATCTGCCCGCCGAGGCACGAATCGAGCCGGCCGGCGGCGCCACCGGTGAGACGTGGAAGGTGTGGCACGACGGTACGCCGTACGCGCTGCGCTGCGTCCTGTCCAGGCCCGGCGTTTCGGACCGGTTCGCCGGCCAGCTCGCGGCCATGCGGGCGGCGGGTGCGGCCGGCCTGCCCGTACCGGAGGAGGTGCGGTACGCGCGCACGGCCAGGGTGGAGGTCGTCCTGCTGGGCTGGCTTCCGGGGCGGACCGTCGCAGACGCGCTGCGGTCCGGGCACGGGTCGGCGTACCGGATGGGTGAGCTGATGGGCGCGGCGCAGCGTGCGTTGCACCGCGTACCCGCACCCGCGGAGGTGGCGGACGCGGTCGACGACCGGGCCGCGGCGCCGGCGGGCCTGGACGCCGCGGGACAGAGCGGCGCGGGACGAAGCGGCGCGCTGCTCCATCTGGACTGGCATCCGCTGAACGTCCTGGTCGACGGGGACGAGGTGAGCGGCATCGTGGACTGGGTCAACGCCCGTCGGGGCCACCCGTTGCTGGACGTCGCCCGCACGTACGCGTTGTTCACCGTCGACCCGGCCCTGGACGCGTTGTCGCCGGCAGAGCGGGACCTGCTGGGCGAGGTGGCGCGGGGATGGGCCGCGGGCTACGGTCCGGAAGCCGCGTCGATCCCGGCCGACTGCCTGCGCTGGGCCGGGCAGATGATGCTGGCCGACCTGGCCCGCAGGTACGCCGGCGACTTGGACGCGCTCGTGCCGTTGCGCCGCTGGACCAGCCGGTGGGCCGACAAGGCCGCCTACCGCTCCCGAACGGCGTAG
- a CDS encoding dihydrofolate reductase family protein — protein MAGKVFFSVSMSLDGFIAPETSEELMGRQWMELQRWVFPLRFFRENLKLGKGGEVGRDNDIARETFERTGASVMGKRMFDAGERMWPEEAPFHTPVFVVTHEKRDPWERPGGTIFHFVDDGIEAALDRAREAAGDRDVRIAGGGATILEYVNAGLVEEFSIALSPVLFGAGVRLFEGVDSGRVALEQVRAEPSPRVTHLTYAVRER, from the coding sequence ATGGCCGGCAAGGTGTTCTTCAGCGTGTCGATGTCGCTGGACGGGTTCATCGCGCCCGAGACCTCCGAGGAGTTGATGGGGCGGCAGTGGATGGAACTGCAGCGGTGGGTCTTCCCGCTGCGGTTCTTCCGGGAGAACCTCAAGCTCGGCAAGGGCGGCGAGGTGGGGCGGGACAACGACATCGCGCGGGAGACGTTCGAACGCACGGGCGCGAGCGTCATGGGCAAGCGGATGTTCGACGCCGGCGAGCGGATGTGGCCGGAGGAAGCGCCCTTCCACACGCCGGTCTTCGTCGTGACACACGAGAAGCGTGACCCGTGGGAGCGGCCCGGTGGCACGATCTTCCACTTCGTCGACGACGGCATCGAGGCCGCGCTCGACCGGGCCCGCGAGGCCGCCGGTGACCGCGACGTCCGCATCGCGGGCGGCGGCGCGACGATCCTGGAGTACGTCAACGCCGGCCTGGTCGAGGAGTTCTCGATCGCGCTGTCACCGGTGCTGTTCGGCGCCGGAGTCCGGCTGTTCGAGGGCGTGGACTCGGGCCGGGTGGCACTGGAACAGGTCCGCGCGGAGCCGTCCCCGAGGGTGACGCACCTGACCTACGCCGTTCGGGAGCGGTAG